The sequence GGCATATTGATAGGTCTACATGGCCTCCTATATTTCTTTATTGGAATCGTACCGAATATCGTCTTCGTATGTGTCATTCTTTTTTTAGGCGGCATTGTTATTGCACCAACCGATATTTTTTCCAAAACAATACGCCAAAAAATGATTCCCTTTCATATGCTTGCTGGTGTCAGTTCGGTGTTAGCTTTTTTCAGCTTTATAAGCAAACCTATCGGCGCTTTCCTTGTAGGCTCATTAATAAACACTTATGGAAACCAATACTCTGGTTATATTATGGCGGGCCTTGGACTGATCTTGTTCATAGCTTGTATGGTCATTTCATTCAGGCCAGTTATGAAAAAGATATAATGACACTATTTAAAAAACAGCTTAAAAGCGAAAGCTGTTTTTTTATTTCGGTTGCCGTCTGATGGAGTGTTTTTAATGCACACTTCGATGCTCACATAACAGTTCCTTTCCCCGAAGCACTACCTTCCACTTCCATTTAAACAATCATTCCTCCCCATCAAAAGACAAAAAAGCAACTGCATTCCTCGTCTTTCCTACAGAAACGACACAAAATTAACTAGCTGCGTATTGGGAAAATCAGAAATTAGCAGAAAGTTGTTGATTTATGTCATTTGCTGTACTACCCTTTAAATAAGCCAAACCACAAAAGGAGGGAAGATCATTCAACAACCTGTAATGGCAATTGCCAATAACGGTGTATTGCAGAAAGAACAAATTACAGAACAATTGATGAAAGACCTCGCAAACAATCATCCAGAACTTTCATTTGAACAAGTGTTGACAATGGTGAAGAAAACGCTGCCGAATGATTACGTTCCTTTAATGAATATTTACGCCTTACACGTTAAAAGACTCCGACATGTGCAAGATGCTTTTGAGTATGCGAACTTGTTTAGGCAAGTTGACACATTAGGAAAAATGATCCAGATCCATGAAAATGATGATTTATTACAAGAATGGGTCCAAGTCTATCGGTTCTTCTATGATTTTTTGCCCCATTTAAAAATCGATGATGTGTTGATCCGTAATATCCGAAATTTATTCGGCTTAGTCAAACATCCCCAATTGCGAATGAGATTAGAGATTGCTGAACTAAATTATTTTGACAATCACGGTATCATCAATAATTTAACACCCATGATGAAACAATTTAAAGAACAATTTAAAACGATGCCTAGTGGATTTTTCAAGAGTGCACTTGCAGCACGGGTGACTTTGCTTGCAGGCAATGCTAGCTTATTCGGCGATGGAGACTATGAGGAAGCAGAACGTTGTTATTTAGCCGCCACAGTAATTGAGGCCATTCCCGATGTACTTCTGGTCACTGCTTATCATGGCCTTGGGCTTGTGTATTTAAAAGACAACAAGCAACAATGCTTAGATGCACATCAAAAAGCTCTTTTTTACGCACAACGCTCTAAGTTGGATCATTATCATCAGAACTTGGAATATGACTATATCCCGTTTGTTAAAAATATGCTCGGCGAAATTTTCGACATTGACCATGTGACACCGAAAGAACAAGCACATCAATATGTGGTTAGGGGCGAAACTCGAAAAGCTTTAGAAATCATTTCCCAACTAGAGACGCCTGGAAAAAAAGACGCACATTTGCTGTTTTACAAAGCAAAAGCACTTAAAAGTATTCCCTTGTTTTTCGAGACGATTAAAGCTTTTTCGTCTGAAGGATACACCCATATGATTGGATTTGCGGAAAAAGAAATTAAAAAAATCAAATTTTTTTAAGAAGGAGTTAATTTACATGAAAAAATGGTTCGTAGTATCTTCAACTCTTGTCGTTCTTTTTTCCTTTTCCCTTGGATCATTTACTACTGAACAAAGCTCTGAAATTACCACACAAGCTAAACCAGGACAACTCCTTTAAAACTCTGTGCCCCAAACCTTCTTCAAGGCTTGGGGTTTCTATTCGTTTTCACACCAACCAAAACCGCTTCTTCTCCTTAAATCGTTCGCCGTAGTCTGTCTCTCCTTGCAAGGCTGCCTCTTCCGTGGGAATCCGAACCGTCAGCATGGCTGCATTTAATAGACTAAACACAATAGCCGTCCAATACGCTTGAAACAGCAATGGGACAAACGCGATTTCCGCCACTACAACCATGTAATTAGGATGGCGCAAAAAGCGGTAGGGCCCTTTTTCAATGACTGGCGCTTCTGGCAACACGATAATTTTTGTGTTCCAATATTTACCAAGGGAGGAAAGCGCCCAGATGCGTATGATTTGGGCAATGACGACGATGGCAAGGGGAATCGCGCTCCAACGCGAAAATGCTATATTGGATAATGTCACTTCGATCAGCAGCGAAATAAAAAAACCACAATGCAGCGTAACCATCCATGGATAGTGGGCTGTCCCCGCTTCAACGCCCCCTTGTGCTTTCAGCCAACGTTCGTTTCGTCTCGCTACCCTTACTTCCACGAGGCGTTGAATGATAATCAGCGCAATCATCATATAGGCCCACGTCAATGGAGGCCACCTGCCCATTCAAGCACTAACATTTCTGAACAAAATCCAGGGCCGAGCGCCGCAACGAGGCCGACATCGCCGTGCTTATGCGTTTCTTCCATTGATTCCTTTAGCACGTAAAGGACAGTGGGGGAAGACATATTGCCGTGCTCTTTTAACACTTTGCGGGAAAGCATCGTCATTTCTTCTGGAAAACCTAGTGCTTTTTCATACGCTTCCAACACTTTTTTTCCGCCAGGATGGGCGATAAAAGCATTGATCTCTCCTATCTCTTTCCCTTCTTGGTGAAGCAGCTCCTCAACGTTCGGCTTCAGCCATTGGGCAACTAATGTTGGAATATGCCTTGAAAAGATAACATTTAATCCATTGTCCCGTACATCCCAGCCCATGACATCTTCTGAGTCAGGCATCAGTACCGATTGGGTCGCACGGATTACTGGGCGATAGGCTTGGGCGGCGTCTGCGAGCAGTGGCGAGGCTTGCCCAGCGACAAGGGCACATGCGACGCCATCAGCAAAGAGCGACGTGCCGATTAAATTGCTTTTCGATTGGTCTTCTTTTTGGAAAGTTAGTCCGCATAGCTCGGCGCAGACGACTAAAACCGCTGTTTTCGGGTGGGCGAGGCAATAGTCGTAAGCACGGCTTAAGCCCGCAGCTCCTCCCGCGCAGCCAAGTCCCCAAATAGGCAACCGTTTTGTTTCAGGACGAAAAGGCAGTTTGTTCATGATGCGAGCGTCTATCGATGGCGTTGCCATACCTGACGAGGACACAAAAATAATCGCATCGATTTCTTCGGGAGCGATTGTTCTTGATAAAAAATGGCCATTTGCCAAGCAGCTTTTTACTGCTTCTACACTATAGTCCGTTGCTTTTTCAATGAAGAGGTCGTTCCGCTCTCCTAGACGGTGGCTTGTTTGGAACCATTCCAACGGCACGGAAAAATGGCGCTTTTCAATTTCCCCATTGGCAAAAACGTTTAATAACCGTTCGATGTCTGAAAAACTTTCAGCAAATAATTCCCGGGCAAATTCCACTGTCTGTTCCTGTTTGAGTGGATGGGGTGGATCATATGTACTAACTGATAAAATCGTAGGCACGATCGCTCACCTCTACGTTAGAATGCCTATAGCATGCCCGATCCTTTCCCTGTGCATGCATCCCTTCTATGGAGGAAATCTAAAAGTAAGAAAAAAAGATTTTATTTGTGTATTGACATTAACGTTACGTAAACCTTTATTGTTAACTCAAGGGGGGAGTTGAAATGGAATATACGGTCAAAAAACTGGCTCAATTAGCAGGCGTCAGTGCACGGACGCTTCGTTATTATGATGAAATTGGTTTGCTTAAGCCAGAACGGGTCAATTCATCAGGTTATCGGATATATGGCCAAAAACAAGTCGACCTGTTGCAGCAAATTCTATTTTACCGTGAGCTTGACGTTGACCTTGAAACGATTATGCAGCTCGTGACCGATGATTCCTTTGACCCTATCACGGCACTCTATGAGCACCGTGCCCAACTCCTAAATAAACGCGCCCGTCTTGACCGCATTATCGACACGGTTGAGCGGACGATTGCCTCAAAGAAAGGAGCAGAAACGATGAGTGACAAAGACAAATTTGACGCTTTGAAAGAAAAGCGAATTGCAGACAATGAAAAAGCGTTTGGAGAAGAAATTCGCCAAAAATACGGTGACAAGACGGTTGATGAGTCAAATGCTAAATTTCGTGGTCTCTCGAAAGAGCAATACGACGCCATGCAAGCAAAAGAACAGGAAGTCTTTGCCTTGTTAAAAGAAGCACTGGCAACGAACGACCCTACGTCTGAAACAGCCCGAAAACTAGCCCAGGCCCATAAAGAGTGGCTCCAGTTCTCGTGGGCGTCTTACTCGAAAGAGGCACATGCTGGCGTTGCCAAAATGTATGTAGATGATGAGCGCTTTGCTGCTTACTACAACAAAGCAGTCCCTGGAGGCGCCGTCTTCTTGCGCGATGCTATATTGGCTTATCTTCAATAATGTGATGAAAATGTGTGGAATAACCCAATTTGAAGTTCTCTTCAACTGGGTTATTCCTAGTAAGCTTGCTCCTCCAAGCTGCGCGCCATTATTCATAAACCAGCCTTTTTTCCCATACATTGAACTAATGCTGGATTCCATATGAAAGGAAAAGAGGCGTTTTGATGTATCGGCCCCATTTGCAAGCGTCAACTGAGCTTTTGACTAAACGGTTATTCCTTAGGCTGCCACTGCCTGGGGACGGGTTTGCTTTGTATCAAGCACTCCAGGCTTCCAGAAAAGAATTGGTGCCATGGATTCCATGGGTGGAGAGAATGTCATCGCCAGAGCAAGCTGAACAAGGTGTACAGCAAGCACATGTTGATTTTTTGCAAAAAAAAGCATTTCATTTCCACTTATTCGAGCAGCGCTCCGGTACTTTTGTCGGCTCCTGCGGACTCCACCATATTAACTGGGATGTCCCGCGTATGGAAATGGGGTATTGGATCGATAGCCGTTTTGCTGGAAAAGGCTATATGACTGAAGCGGCTAAAGCACTTATGTCCTATGCCTTCTTTACACACGATACTCACCGCCTGGAAATTCGCTGTGATCGAAACAACAAAAAAAGCCGAGCGATTCCTGAGAAGCTCGGCTTTATGCTTGAAGCGACATTGCTAGAAAACGAACGGAGCCCACATACGGGAGAACTGATGGATACGTGCATTTATACGGCTTTTCATCCGTCTGTCTCCCGGCCACCTGAGTCTAATTCGGGAAAGCAAAATAGCGCTTTGCATTATAATAACTAATGTCTTCTACCACTTTGCCGAGCCATTTTTCGTCTGCTGGCCATTCGCCCCGCTCAACCCATTCACCGATACGATTGCACAGAATGCGACGAAAATATTCGTGGCGCGTGTAGGAAAGGAAACTACGGGAATCCGTAAGCATACCGACAAACAAGCTTAACAAACCATTGTTTGCCAAGTCCGTCATTTGTTTTTCCATGCCATCTTTCGTATCGTTAAACCACCAGCCTGAACCGAATTGGATTTTGCCAGGTATGCCGCCTCCTTGGAAGTTGCCAATCGCAGTCGCGATCACCTCGTTATAAATCGGGTTCAATGTATACAAAATCGTCTTTGGCAGCTCATTTGTCCGCTCTAGCTCGTTTAAAAAACGGTTTAATGATTCAGCAAAACGGTCATCAGCCATAGAGTCAAAACCTGAGTCTGGTCCAACTTGCTCAGCCATCCGCGAATTATTGTTTCGCAATGCCCCTAGATGAAATTGCATGGTCCAGCCGAGTTTGTTGTACAGGCGTGCCAAAAACAACAATACGTATGTTTGGTATTTTTCTTCCTCTTGCGGCGTAAGCGTTTCTTGATTTAGTCCTTTTTGAAACGCCGCTTCTGCTTCTTTTTCGGTCGCATCTACAAACGGGAGTGTACGAAGCCCATGGTCAGAAAGAACACAGCCTTCCTCGGCAAAGAACGTCGCCCGTTTTTCCAGTGCCTCCAATAAAGAGCGAAGCGATGAAATGTCCACTTCTGCCGCAGCCCCTAACGTTTCTAAATAAGAGACAAAGCTAGGCGCTGAAGCAAACAAGGCTTTGTCAGGGCGAAATGCAGGGTACACCGCTGCTTGGCACGCTCCATCTTTTCTAATTTGCTGATGGGCTTCTAAATGGTCGCTCGGATCGTCTGTTGTGCAAATCACTTCGACATTCGATTCCTTGATGATGCCTTGGACTGACCGCTCTGGTTCTGCTAGTTGTTCTTTCGTAGCCCTCCAGATGGCTTCAGCTGTATCACTGCTTAACAGCTCGTCAATGCCAAAATAACGTTTCAATTCTAAGTGCGTCCAGTGGTAGAGAGGATTGCCCATTGTATAAGGGACCGTTTCCGCCCATTTAAGAAACTTCTCTTTGTCATCCCCATCGCCTGTAATAAACGTTTCTTCGACACCGACAGCACGCATTGCCCGCCATTTGTAATGGTCGCCATGAAGCCAAATTTCGCTAATGTTGTTAAATTGGCGGTTTTCGGCAATTTCTTGTGGAGGGACATGGCAATGGTAGTCTATAATCGGCAACGTTTTTGCATACGTATGGTAAAGTGTTTCTGCTGTTTTATTTTGCAGCATAAAATTTTCGTGAATGAATACTTTTCCTGTGGAAATCATTTATTTCAGCTCCTCCATCGCTACTGTGTCCATATCCGTAAACGTGTAATTTTCGCCAGCCATCGCCCAAATAAATGTGTAATTGCTTGTGCCGACGCCTGAATGAATTGACCATGGCGGTGAAATGACAGCCTGTTCATTTTTGATCACTAGATGGCGCGTTTCCTGCGGCTGACCCATAAAGTGGAACACACGCGTATCTTCTTCCATATCAAAATACAAATAGGCTTCCAT is a genomic window of Shouchella clausii containing:
- a CDS encoding GNAT family N-acetyltransferase, encoding MYRPHLQASTELLTKRLFLRLPLPGDGFALYQALQASRKELVPWIPWVERMSSPEQAEQGVQQAHVDFLQKKAFHFHLFEQRSGTFVGSCGLHHINWDVPRMEMGYWIDSRFAGKGYMTEAAKALMSYAFFTHDTHRLEIRCDRNNKKSRAIPEKLGFMLEATLLENERSPHTGELMDTCIYTAFHPSVSRPPESNSGKQNSALHYNN
- the uxaC gene encoding glucuronate isomerase, which codes for MISTGKVFIHENFMLQNKTAETLYHTYAKTLPIIDYHCHVPPQEIAENRQFNNISEIWLHGDHYKWRAMRAVGVEETFITGDGDDKEKFLKWAETVPYTMGNPLYHWTHLELKRYFGIDELLSSDTAEAIWRATKEQLAEPERSVQGIIKESNVEVICTTDDPSDHLEAHQQIRKDGACQAAVYPAFRPDKALFASAPSFVSYLETLGAAAEVDISSLRSLLEALEKRATFFAEEGCVLSDHGLRTLPFVDATEKEAEAAFQKGLNQETLTPQEEEKYQTYVLLFLARLYNKLGWTMQFHLGALRNNNSRMAEQVGPDSGFDSMADDRFAESLNRFLNELERTNELPKTILYTLNPIYNEVIATAIGNFQGGGIPGKIQFGSGWWFNDTKDGMEKQMTDLANNGLLSLFVGMLTDSRSFLSYTRHEYFRRILCNRIGEWVERGEWPADEKWLGKVVEDISYYNAKRYFAFPN
- a CDS encoding MerR family transcriptional regulator, producing MEYTVKKLAQLAGVSARTLRYYDEIGLLKPERVNSSGYRIYGQKQVDLLQQILFYRELDVDLETIMQLVTDDSFDPITALYEHRAQLLNKRARLDRIIDTVERTIASKKGAETMSDKDKFDALKEKRIADNEKAFGEEIRQKYGDKTVDESNAKFRGLSKEQYDAMQAKEQEVFALLKEALATNDPTSETARKLAQAHKEWLQFSWASYSKEAHAGVAKMYVDDERFAAYYNKAVPGGAVFLRDAILAYLQ
- a CDS encoding isoprenylcysteine carboxyl methyltransferase family protein, with the protein product MTWAYMMIALIIIQRLVEVRVARRNERWLKAQGGVEAGTAHYPWMVTLHCGFFISLLIEVTLSNIAFSRWSAIPLAIVVIAQIIRIWALSSLGKYWNTKIIVLPEAPVIEKGPYRFLRHPNYMVVVAEIAFVPLLFQAYWTAIVFSLLNAAMLTVRIPTEEAALQGETDYGERFKEKKRFWLV
- a CDS encoding AimR family lysis-lysogeny pheromone receptor → MAIANNGVLQKEQITEQLMKDLANNHPELSFEQVLTMVKKTLPNDYVPLMNIYALHVKRLRHVQDAFEYANLFRQVDTLGKMIQIHENDDLLQEWVQVYRFFYDFLPHLKIDDVLIRNIRNLFGLVKHPQLRMRLEIAELNYFDNHGIINNLTPMMKQFKEQFKTMPSGFFKSALAARVTLLAGNASLFGDGDYEEAERCYLAATVIEAIPDVLLVTAYHGLGLVYLKDNKQQCLDAHQKALFYAQRSKLDHYHQNLEYDYIPFVKNMLGEIFDIDHVTPKEQAHQYVVRGETRKALEIISQLETPGKKDAHLLFYKAKALKSIPLFFETIKAFSSEGYTHMIGFAEKEIKKIKFF
- a CDS encoding type III polyketide synthase, translating into MPTILSVSTYDPPHPLKQEQTVEFARELFAESFSDIERLLNVFANGEIEKRHFSVPLEWFQTSHRLGERNDLFIEKATDYSVEAVKSCLANGHFLSRTIAPEEIDAIIFVSSSGMATPSIDARIMNKLPFRPETKRLPIWGLGCAGGAAGLSRAYDYCLAHPKTAVLVVCAELCGLTFQKEDQSKSNLIGTSLFADGVACALVAGQASPLLADAAQAYRPVIRATQSVLMPDSEDVMGWDVRDNGLNVIFSRHIPTLVAQWLKPNVEELLHQEGKEIGEINAFIAHPGGKKVLEAYEKALGFPEEMTMLSRKVLKEHGNMSSPTVLYVLKESMEETHKHGDVGLVAALGPGFCSEMLVLEWAGGLH